A genome region from Tachyglossus aculeatus isolate mTacAcu1 chromosome 1, mTacAcu1.pri, whole genome shotgun sequence includes the following:
- the LOC119926569 gene encoding histone H3.3-like — MNAACGLFTANGCKAPRKQVASKASRKNTPATGRVKKPQCFWPGIMVLWEIWCYQKSTELLIDKLPFQRLMREIAQDFKMDLHFQSSAVMALQDASEAYLVGLFDDSNLCIIHAKRVIIVSAQIQLARRVRGERAYILLSITRCNKTKGSFQSR; from the exons gcttgtgggctATTCACTGCAAATGGTTGCAAGGCTCCTCGAAAGCAGGTAGCCAGCAAGGCTTCCCGCAAAAATACCCCGGCCACTGGCCGTGTAAAGAAGCCTCAGTGCTTCTGGCCCGGCATCATGGTGCTGTGGGAGATCTGGTGCTACCAGAAGTCCACTGAGCTGCTGATCGACAAACTGCCCTTCCAGAGGCTGATGCGGGAGATCGCCCAGGACTTCAAAATGGACCTGCATTTCCAGAGCTCGGCCGTCATGGCCCTGCAGGATGCGAGCGAGGCCTATCTGGTGGGGCTGTTCGACGACTCCAACCTGTGCATCATCCATGCCAAGAGGgtcatcatagtaagtgctca gatccagCTGGCCCGCCGCGTCCGTGGCGAGAGGGCTTACATCTTGCTCTCTATCACTCGCTGTAACAAAACCAAAGGCTCTTTTCAGAGCCGCTGA